One stretch of Amycolatopsis sp. 195334CR DNA includes these proteins:
- a CDS encoding DUF4192 domain-containing protein, producing the protein MPHSRPMATSTRPAAQGRVNLNLSSDPGELIAAVSPILGFRPANSIVVIAHNRGERGRPGSIGHLVRSDLPPPEYALAAAERFVPIVSGKFRVTVLVIGGESKFACEEFVEAAQERFTVAGVGEVHFLWLKEIRTGEPWHCYHEPDCGGELPDLEGGRIAAVAASAGLVTFSSREASVARLDAVDPEAIARRSRQLDAAADKAEPDSRTMVPEQGFAVVRDAIRRAHRGRLELTDKDVLDLVFAMQNTEVRDACLAVAVRPREQVGMAAEQVWLTLVRECPPPERAQFATLLAFSSYLRGDGTFAGMAVDNALAADPGHLLAGLLSRAMEAMLPPDRLADLGRANPALDLDLFTDRA; encoded by the coding sequence TTGCCGCACAGTCGACCCATGGCAACGTCCACGCGCCCCGCCGCTCAGGGCCGGGTCAACCTCAACCTCAGCAGCGACCCCGGCGAACTGATCGCCGCGGTTTCGCCGATCCTCGGCTTCCGGCCGGCGAATTCCATCGTCGTCATCGCGCACAACCGTGGTGAGCGCGGGCGCCCCGGCTCGATCGGACACCTCGTCCGGAGCGATCTGCCGCCGCCCGAATACGCCCTGGCCGCGGCGGAAAGATTCGTGCCGATCGTCAGTGGCAAATTCCGTGTCACCGTGCTCGTCATCGGCGGGGAGTCCAAATTCGCCTGTGAGGAATTCGTTGAAGCGGCTCAAGAACGGTTCACCGTGGCCGGTGTGGGAGAAGTGCATTTCCTGTGGCTGAAGGAAATCCGCACGGGCGAACCGTGGCACTGCTACCACGAACCGGACTGCGGTGGGGAATTGCCCGATCTCGAGGGCGGCCGGATCGCGGCGGTGGCCGCGAGCGCGGGTTTGGTCACCTTCAGCAGCCGGGAGGCCAGCGTGGCCAGGCTGGACGCGGTCGATCCGGAGGCGATCGCCCGGCGTTCCCGCCAGCTCGACGCGGCAGCCGACAAAGCCGAACCGGACTCGCGAACGATGGTGCCGGAGCAGGGTTTCGCCGTCGTGCGGGACGCCATCCGCCGTGCCCATCGCGGCAGGCTCGAACTGACCGACAAGGACGTGCTCGACCTGGTTTTCGCCATGCAGAACACCGAGGTCCGTGACGCGTGCCTCGCAGTGGCGGTACGACCGCGCGAGCAGGTCGGGATGGCGGCCGAGCAGGTGTGGCTGACGCTGGTCCGAGAATGCCCGCCGCCGGAGCGCGCGCAGTTCGCCACCCTGCTCGCGTTCAGCAGCTACCTGCGCGGCGACGGCACCTTCGCGGGTATGGCCGTGGACAACGCACTGGCCGCCGACCCCGGGCACCTGCTGGCGGGGCTGCTGTCCAGGGCGATGGAAGCGATGCTGCCGCCGGACCGCCTCGCTGACCTCGGCCGCGCGAATCCGGCGCTTGACCTGGACCTTTTCACAGACCGCGCCTAG